A section of the Triplophysa dalaica isolate WHDGS20190420 chromosome 8, ASM1584641v1, whole genome shotgun sequence genome encodes:
- the ildr2 gene encoding immunoglobulin-like domain-containing receptor 2 isoform X4 has product MLFLHDHWILFILFSLQSVNGVQVIVKDEKKFAMLFSPIVLPCHYTTHSTQNAVVQWWYKSFCTDRTRDSFTFPENLGVHVSDVRGTSHLDCSDKSRTVRIVASAQGASVTLAEHYKERDISIINKADLRIGQLQWGDSGVYFCKVIIANDLEGINEDQVELLVQGRTGVLDDILPEFDLEIMPEWVFVGVVVLGSILFLLLVGICWCQCCPHSCCCYIRCCCCPDTCCCPKHLYEAGKMAKSSQAPQIAMYQPYYVPGIPVVPSAAPSLIDPKLIPTAVPPSVENNIAGAAGSLSELSSLHDADVDFRQTYRQIQRKALPPISDHGDEPRLRTASIGYGLRPSHYQSNNSLDEHDSRWNCRSEYLPRKAFDTRGRTGSLDELEEFAMSYGPHSRQRGDFRGPKRDFEMAPRSRDHYTSYRDGPRCSRDADDDDWRRQDSPPSPPKRRGASERYAARQRSYDDTYLNSLLERKARGERGERGGRADNDSDTPSKGSSKKSSDCYNSRSPSNRPEEDDPLPPYSEREAERFKNGRYRTADPAMRPFSYTRPAHGLAHTLQERREERDKPRKLTTHLSRDTLIV; this is encoded by the exons ATGCTTTTCTTACACGATCATTGGATTCTATTTATACTGTTTTCAC TGCAAAGTGTTAATGGTGTACAAGTGATCGTGAAAGATGAGAAGAAGTTTGCCATGCTGTTCTCCCCCATCGTCCTTCCGTGTCATTACACCACCCATTCCACTCAAAATGCAGTGGTGCAATGGTGGTATAAGTCCTTCTGTACGGACCGAACACGGGATTCTTTCACATTTCCAGAGAACCTGGGGGTCCATGTCTCTGATGTGCGAGGCACCTCTCATCTGGACTGTTCAGACAAGAGCCGGACTGTCCGCATAGTGGCCTCTGCACAGGGGGCTTCAGTGACCTTAGCGGAACATTACAAAGAAAGAGACATCTCCATCATAAACA AAGCAGATCTGCGGATTGGACAATTGCAGTGGGGTGACAGCGGGGTATACTTTTGTAAAGTTATCATTGCTAATGATTTGGAAGGAATAAATGAAGACCAGGTGGAGCTACTGGTGCAAG GTAGGACAGGTGTGCTGGATGACATCCTGCCTGAGTTTGATTTGGAGATTATGCCAG AATGGGTGTTTGTGGGAGTTGTCGTCCTCGGTAGCATCCTTTTTCTGTTGCTGGTTGGGATCTGCTGGTGTCAGTGTTGCCCTCATTCCTGTTGTTGTTACATCCgctgctgctgctgtcctgATACATGCTGTTGTCCAAAACACT tatatgaagcaggGAAGATGGCAAAGAGTAGCCAAGCTCCTCAGATTGCCATGTATCAACCTTATTACGTTCCTGGTATTCCTGTGGTTCCTTCAGCTGCACCATCTCTCATTGATCCCAAGCTGATACCAACTGCTGTCCCTCCTTCTGTAGAAAACAATATAGCCGGAG CAGCTGGCAGCCTATCAGAACTGAGCTCTCTGCATGATGCTGATGTAGACTTCAGGCAGACCTATAGGCAGATCCAGAGGAAAGCACTGCCACCCATCAGTGACCATGGCGATGAGCCACGCCTCCGAACTGCATCAATTGGCTATGGGCTTCGCCCCTCACATTATCAAAGCAATAATTCTTTGGATGAGCATGACAGCAG ATGGAACTGTCGCTCCGAGTACCTGCCTCGCAAAGCCTTTGACACCAGAGGCCGTACGGGGTCGCTAGATGAACTTGAAGAGTTTGCCATGTCATACGGCCCACATAGTCGCCAGCGAGGTGACTTTCGAGGACCTAAGCGAGACTTCGAAATGGCCCCGAGGTCACGCGACCATTACACATCCTATCGAGACGGCCCTCGTTGTTCCCGTGATGCAGACGACGATGACTGGCGTCGGCAAGACTCTCCGCCGTCACCGCCTAAAAGGCGCGGTGCCAGCGAGCGTTACGCTGCCCGTCAGAGGTCGTATGATGACACCTACCTGAACAGTCTGCTGGAGCGCAAGGCCAGGGGCGAGCGAGGAGAGCGAGGTGGGAGGGCTGACAATGACAGTGACACGCCCTCAAAAGGCAGTTCCAAGAAGAGCAGTGACTGTTACAATAGCAGGTCACCTAGCAACCGGCCCGAGGAGGATGATCCTTTACCTCCGTACTCTGAAAGAGAGGCAGAGAGGTTTAAAAATGGAAGGTACAGGACAGCTGACCCTGCCATGCGCCCTTTTTCGTACACACGGCCGGCTCACGGGCTTGCCCATACGTTGCAGGAGCGCAGGGAGGAAAGAGACAAACCCAGGAAACTG aCCACTCACCTAAGCAGAGACACTTTAAttgtgtga
- the ildr2 gene encoding immunoglobulin-like domain-containing receptor 2 isoform X3, protein MLFLHDHWILFILFSLQSVNGVQVIVKDEKKFAMLFSPIVLPCHYTTHSTQNAVVQWWYKSFCTDRTRDSFTFPENLGVHVSDVRGTSHLDCSDKSRTVRIVASAQGASVTLAEHYKERDISIINKADLRIGQLQWGDSGVYFCKVIIANDLEGINEDQVELLVQEWVFVGVVVLGSILFLLLVGICWCQCCPHSCCCYIRCCCCPDTCCCPKHLYEAGKMAKSSQAPQIAMYQPYYVPGIPVVPSAAPSLIDPKLIPTAVPPSVENNIAGVRSGYRLHASQGQDAMKVVYYVERDLAQFHPAKGASHPSAGSLSELSSLHDADVDFRQTYRQIQRKALPPISDHGDEPRLRTASIGYGLRPSHYQSNNSLDEHDSRWNCRSEYLPRKAFDTRGRTGSLDELEEFAMSYGPHSRQRGDFRGPKRDFEMAPRSRDHYTSYRDGPRCSRDADDDDWRRQDSPPSPPKRRGASERYAARQRSYDDTYLNSLLERKARGERGERGGRADNDSDTPSKGSSKKSSDCYNSRSPSNRPEEDDPLPPYSEREAERFKNGRYRTADPAMRPFSYTRPAHGLAHTLQERREERDKPRKLTTHLSRDTLIV, encoded by the exons ATGCTTTTCTTACACGATCATTGGATTCTATTTATACTGTTTTCAC TGCAAAGTGTTAATGGTGTACAAGTGATCGTGAAAGATGAGAAGAAGTTTGCCATGCTGTTCTCCCCCATCGTCCTTCCGTGTCATTACACCACCCATTCCACTCAAAATGCAGTGGTGCAATGGTGGTATAAGTCCTTCTGTACGGACCGAACACGGGATTCTTTCACATTTCCAGAGAACCTGGGGGTCCATGTCTCTGATGTGCGAGGCACCTCTCATCTGGACTGTTCAGACAAGAGCCGGACTGTCCGCATAGTGGCCTCTGCACAGGGGGCTTCAGTGACCTTAGCGGAACATTACAAAGAAAGAGACATCTCCATCATAAACA AAGCAGATCTGCGGATTGGACAATTGCAGTGGGGTGACAGCGGGGTATACTTTTGTAAAGTTATCATTGCTAATGATTTGGAAGGAATAAATGAAGACCAGGTGGAGCTACTGGTGCAAG AATGGGTGTTTGTGGGAGTTGTCGTCCTCGGTAGCATCCTTTTTCTGTTGCTGGTTGGGATCTGCTGGTGTCAGTGTTGCCCTCATTCCTGTTGTTGTTACATCCgctgctgctgctgtcctgATACATGCTGTTGTCCAAAACACT tatatgaagcaggGAAGATGGCAAAGAGTAGCCAAGCTCCTCAGATTGCCATGTATCAACCTTATTACGTTCCTGGTATTCCTGTGGTTCCTTCAGCTGCACCATCTCTCATTGATCCCAAGCTGATACCAACTGCTGTCCCTCCTTCTGTAGAAAACAATATAGCCGGAG TGCGCAGTGGCTATCGACTCCATGCCAGTCAGGGTCAGGACGCTATGAAGGTTGTGTACTACGTAGAGAGAGACCTGGCGCAGTTCCACCCTGCCAAGGGGGCCAGTCATCCAT CAGCTGGCAGCCTATCAGAACTGAGCTCTCTGCATGATGCTGATGTAGACTTCAGGCAGACCTATAGGCAGATCCAGAGGAAAGCACTGCCACCCATCAGTGACCATGGCGATGAGCCACGCCTCCGAACTGCATCAATTGGCTATGGGCTTCGCCCCTCACATTATCAAAGCAATAATTCTTTGGATGAGCATGACAGCAG ATGGAACTGTCGCTCCGAGTACCTGCCTCGCAAAGCCTTTGACACCAGAGGCCGTACGGGGTCGCTAGATGAACTTGAAGAGTTTGCCATGTCATACGGCCCACATAGTCGCCAGCGAGGTGACTTTCGAGGACCTAAGCGAGACTTCGAAATGGCCCCGAGGTCACGCGACCATTACACATCCTATCGAGACGGCCCTCGTTGTTCCCGTGATGCAGACGACGATGACTGGCGTCGGCAAGACTCTCCGCCGTCACCGCCTAAAAGGCGCGGTGCCAGCGAGCGTTACGCTGCCCGTCAGAGGTCGTATGATGACACCTACCTGAACAGTCTGCTGGAGCGCAAGGCCAGGGGCGAGCGAGGAGAGCGAGGTGGGAGGGCTGACAATGACAGTGACACGCCCTCAAAAGGCAGTTCCAAGAAGAGCAGTGACTGTTACAATAGCAGGTCACCTAGCAACCGGCCCGAGGAGGATGATCCTTTACCTCCGTACTCTGAAAGAGAGGCAGAGAGGTTTAAAAATGGAAGGTACAGGACAGCTGACCCTGCCATGCGCCCTTTTTCGTACACACGGCCGGCTCACGGGCTTGCCCATACGTTGCAGGAGCGCAGGGAGGAAAGAGACAAACCCAGGAAACTG aCCACTCACCTAAGCAGAGACACTTTAAttgtgtga
- the ildr2 gene encoding immunoglobulin-like domain-containing receptor 2 isoform X2, with the protein MLFLHDHWILFILFSLQSVNGVQVIVKDEKKFAMLFSPIVLPCHYTTHSTQNAVVQWWYKSFCTDRTRDSFTFPENLGVHVSDVRGTSHLDCSDKSRTVRIVASAQGASVTLAEHYKERDISIINKADLRIGQLQWGDSGVYFCKVIIANDLEGINEDQVELLVQGRTGVLDDILPEFDLEIMPEWVFVGVVVLGSILFLLLVGICWCQCCPHSCCCYIRCCCCPDTCCCPKHLYEAGKMAKSSQAPQIAMYQPYYVPGIPVVPSAAPSLIDPKLIPTAVPPSVENNIAGVRSGYRLHASQGQDAMKVVYYVERDLAQFHPAKGASHPSGSLSELSSLHDADVDFRQTYRQIQRKALPPISDHGDEPRLRTASIGYGLRPSHYQSNNSLDEHDSRWNCRSEYLPRKAFDTRGRTGSLDELEEFAMSYGPHSRQRGDFRGPKRDFEMAPRSRDHYTSYRDGPRCSRDADDDDWRRQDSPPSPPKRRGASERYAARQRSYDDTYLNSLLERKARGERGERGGRADNDSDTPSKGSSKKSSDCYNSRSPSNRPEEDDPLPPYSEREAERFKNGRYRTADPAMRPFSYTRPAHGLAHTLQERREERDKPRKLTTHLSRDTLIV; encoded by the exons ATGCTTTTCTTACACGATCATTGGATTCTATTTATACTGTTTTCAC TGCAAAGTGTTAATGGTGTACAAGTGATCGTGAAAGATGAGAAGAAGTTTGCCATGCTGTTCTCCCCCATCGTCCTTCCGTGTCATTACACCACCCATTCCACTCAAAATGCAGTGGTGCAATGGTGGTATAAGTCCTTCTGTACGGACCGAACACGGGATTCTTTCACATTTCCAGAGAACCTGGGGGTCCATGTCTCTGATGTGCGAGGCACCTCTCATCTGGACTGTTCAGACAAGAGCCGGACTGTCCGCATAGTGGCCTCTGCACAGGGGGCTTCAGTGACCTTAGCGGAACATTACAAAGAAAGAGACATCTCCATCATAAACA AAGCAGATCTGCGGATTGGACAATTGCAGTGGGGTGACAGCGGGGTATACTTTTGTAAAGTTATCATTGCTAATGATTTGGAAGGAATAAATGAAGACCAGGTGGAGCTACTGGTGCAAG GTAGGACAGGTGTGCTGGATGACATCCTGCCTGAGTTTGATTTGGAGATTATGCCAG AATGGGTGTTTGTGGGAGTTGTCGTCCTCGGTAGCATCCTTTTTCTGTTGCTGGTTGGGATCTGCTGGTGTCAGTGTTGCCCTCATTCCTGTTGTTGTTACATCCgctgctgctgctgtcctgATACATGCTGTTGTCCAAAACACT tatatgaagcaggGAAGATGGCAAAGAGTAGCCAAGCTCCTCAGATTGCCATGTATCAACCTTATTACGTTCCTGGTATTCCTGTGGTTCCTTCAGCTGCACCATCTCTCATTGATCCCAAGCTGATACCAACTGCTGTCCCTCCTTCTGTAGAAAACAATATAGCCGGAG TGCGCAGTGGCTATCGACTCCATGCCAGTCAGGGTCAGGACGCTATGAAGGTTGTGTACTACGTAGAGAGAGACCTGGCGCAGTTCCACCCTGCCAAGGGGGCCAGTCATCCAT CTGGCAGCCTATCAGAACTGAGCTCTCTGCATGATGCTGATGTAGACTTCAGGCAGACCTATAGGCAGATCCAGAGGAAAGCACTGCCACCCATCAGTGACCATGGCGATGAGCCACGCCTCCGAACTGCATCAATTGGCTATGGGCTTCGCCCCTCACATTATCAAAGCAATAATTCTTTGGATGAGCATGACAGCAG ATGGAACTGTCGCTCCGAGTACCTGCCTCGCAAAGCCTTTGACACCAGAGGCCGTACGGGGTCGCTAGATGAACTTGAAGAGTTTGCCATGTCATACGGCCCACATAGTCGCCAGCGAGGTGACTTTCGAGGACCTAAGCGAGACTTCGAAATGGCCCCGAGGTCACGCGACCATTACACATCCTATCGAGACGGCCCTCGTTGTTCCCGTGATGCAGACGACGATGACTGGCGTCGGCAAGACTCTCCGCCGTCACCGCCTAAAAGGCGCGGTGCCAGCGAGCGTTACGCTGCCCGTCAGAGGTCGTATGATGACACCTACCTGAACAGTCTGCTGGAGCGCAAGGCCAGGGGCGAGCGAGGAGAGCGAGGTGGGAGGGCTGACAATGACAGTGACACGCCCTCAAAAGGCAGTTCCAAGAAGAGCAGTGACTGTTACAATAGCAGGTCACCTAGCAACCGGCCCGAGGAGGATGATCCTTTACCTCCGTACTCTGAAAGAGAGGCAGAGAGGTTTAAAAATGGAAGGTACAGGACAGCTGACCCTGCCATGCGCCCTTTTTCGTACACACGGCCGGCTCACGGGCTTGCCCATACGTTGCAGGAGCGCAGGGAGGAAAGAGACAAACCCAGGAAACTG aCCACTCACCTAAGCAGAGACACTTTAAttgtgtga
- the ildr2 gene encoding immunoglobulin-like domain-containing receptor 2 isoform X1: MLFLHDHWILFILFSLQSVNGVQVIVKDEKKFAMLFSPIVLPCHYTTHSTQNAVVQWWYKSFCTDRTRDSFTFPENLGVHVSDVRGTSHLDCSDKSRTVRIVASAQGASVTLAEHYKERDISIINKADLRIGQLQWGDSGVYFCKVIIANDLEGINEDQVELLVQGRTGVLDDILPEFDLEIMPEWVFVGVVVLGSILFLLLVGICWCQCCPHSCCCYIRCCCCPDTCCCPKHLYEAGKMAKSSQAPQIAMYQPYYVPGIPVVPSAAPSLIDPKLIPTAVPPSVENNIAGVRSGYRLHASQGQDAMKVVYYVERDLAQFHPAKGASHPSAGSLSELSSLHDADVDFRQTYRQIQRKALPPISDHGDEPRLRTASIGYGLRPSHYQSNNSLDEHDSRWNCRSEYLPRKAFDTRGRTGSLDELEEFAMSYGPHSRQRGDFRGPKRDFEMAPRSRDHYTSYRDGPRCSRDADDDDWRRQDSPPSPPKRRGASERYAARQRSYDDTYLNSLLERKARGERGERGGRADNDSDTPSKGSSKKSSDCYNSRSPSNRPEEDDPLPPYSEREAERFKNGRYRTADPAMRPFSYTRPAHGLAHTLQERREERDKPRKLTTHLSRDTLIV; encoded by the exons ATGCTTTTCTTACACGATCATTGGATTCTATTTATACTGTTTTCAC TGCAAAGTGTTAATGGTGTACAAGTGATCGTGAAAGATGAGAAGAAGTTTGCCATGCTGTTCTCCCCCATCGTCCTTCCGTGTCATTACACCACCCATTCCACTCAAAATGCAGTGGTGCAATGGTGGTATAAGTCCTTCTGTACGGACCGAACACGGGATTCTTTCACATTTCCAGAGAACCTGGGGGTCCATGTCTCTGATGTGCGAGGCACCTCTCATCTGGACTGTTCAGACAAGAGCCGGACTGTCCGCATAGTGGCCTCTGCACAGGGGGCTTCAGTGACCTTAGCGGAACATTACAAAGAAAGAGACATCTCCATCATAAACA AAGCAGATCTGCGGATTGGACAATTGCAGTGGGGTGACAGCGGGGTATACTTTTGTAAAGTTATCATTGCTAATGATTTGGAAGGAATAAATGAAGACCAGGTGGAGCTACTGGTGCAAG GTAGGACAGGTGTGCTGGATGACATCCTGCCTGAGTTTGATTTGGAGATTATGCCAG AATGGGTGTTTGTGGGAGTTGTCGTCCTCGGTAGCATCCTTTTTCTGTTGCTGGTTGGGATCTGCTGGTGTCAGTGTTGCCCTCATTCCTGTTGTTGTTACATCCgctgctgctgctgtcctgATACATGCTGTTGTCCAAAACACT tatatgaagcaggGAAGATGGCAAAGAGTAGCCAAGCTCCTCAGATTGCCATGTATCAACCTTATTACGTTCCTGGTATTCCTGTGGTTCCTTCAGCTGCACCATCTCTCATTGATCCCAAGCTGATACCAACTGCTGTCCCTCCTTCTGTAGAAAACAATATAGCCGGAG TGCGCAGTGGCTATCGACTCCATGCCAGTCAGGGTCAGGACGCTATGAAGGTTGTGTACTACGTAGAGAGAGACCTGGCGCAGTTCCACCCTGCCAAGGGGGCCAGTCATCCAT CAGCTGGCAGCCTATCAGAACTGAGCTCTCTGCATGATGCTGATGTAGACTTCAGGCAGACCTATAGGCAGATCCAGAGGAAAGCACTGCCACCCATCAGTGACCATGGCGATGAGCCACGCCTCCGAACTGCATCAATTGGCTATGGGCTTCGCCCCTCACATTATCAAAGCAATAATTCTTTGGATGAGCATGACAGCAG ATGGAACTGTCGCTCCGAGTACCTGCCTCGCAAAGCCTTTGACACCAGAGGCCGTACGGGGTCGCTAGATGAACTTGAAGAGTTTGCCATGTCATACGGCCCACATAGTCGCCAGCGAGGTGACTTTCGAGGACCTAAGCGAGACTTCGAAATGGCCCCGAGGTCACGCGACCATTACACATCCTATCGAGACGGCCCTCGTTGTTCCCGTGATGCAGACGACGATGACTGGCGTCGGCAAGACTCTCCGCCGTCACCGCCTAAAAGGCGCGGTGCCAGCGAGCGTTACGCTGCCCGTCAGAGGTCGTATGATGACACCTACCTGAACAGTCTGCTGGAGCGCAAGGCCAGGGGCGAGCGAGGAGAGCGAGGTGGGAGGGCTGACAATGACAGTGACACGCCCTCAAAAGGCAGTTCCAAGAAGAGCAGTGACTGTTACAATAGCAGGTCACCTAGCAACCGGCCCGAGGAGGATGATCCTTTACCTCCGTACTCTGAAAGAGAGGCAGAGAGGTTTAAAAATGGAAGGTACAGGACAGCTGACCCTGCCATGCGCCCTTTTTCGTACACACGGCCGGCTCACGGGCTTGCCCATACGTTGCAGGAGCGCAGGGAGGAAAGAGACAAACCCAGGAAACTG aCCACTCACCTAAGCAGAGACACTTTAAttgtgtga
- the ildr2 gene encoding immunoglobulin-like domain-containing receptor 2 isoform X5, protein MLFLHDHWILFILFSLQSVNGVQVIVKDEKKFAMLFSPIVLPCHYTTHSTQNAVVQWWYKSFCTDRTRDSFTFPENLGVHVSDVRGTSHLDCSDKSRTVRIVASAQGASVTLAEHYKERDISIINKADLRIGQLQWGDSGVYFCKVIIANDLEGINEDQVELLVQGRTGVLDDILPEFDLEIMPEWVFVGVVVLGSILFLLLVGICWCQCCPHSCCCYIRCCCCPDTCCCPKHLYEAGKMAKSSQAPQIAMYQPYYVPGIPVVPSAAPSLIDPKLIPTAVPPSVENNIAGAGSLSELSSLHDADVDFRQTYRQIQRKALPPISDHGDEPRLRTASIGYGLRPSHYQSNNSLDEHDSRWNCRSEYLPRKAFDTRGRTGSLDELEEFAMSYGPHSRQRGDFRGPKRDFEMAPRSRDHYTSYRDGPRCSRDADDDDWRRQDSPPSPPKRRGASERYAARQRSYDDTYLNSLLERKARGERGERGGRADNDSDTPSKGSSKKSSDCYNSRSPSNRPEEDDPLPPYSEREAERFKNGRYRTADPAMRPFSYTRPAHGLAHTLQERREERDKPRKLTTHLSRDTLIV, encoded by the exons ATGCTTTTCTTACACGATCATTGGATTCTATTTATACTGTTTTCAC TGCAAAGTGTTAATGGTGTACAAGTGATCGTGAAAGATGAGAAGAAGTTTGCCATGCTGTTCTCCCCCATCGTCCTTCCGTGTCATTACACCACCCATTCCACTCAAAATGCAGTGGTGCAATGGTGGTATAAGTCCTTCTGTACGGACCGAACACGGGATTCTTTCACATTTCCAGAGAACCTGGGGGTCCATGTCTCTGATGTGCGAGGCACCTCTCATCTGGACTGTTCAGACAAGAGCCGGACTGTCCGCATAGTGGCCTCTGCACAGGGGGCTTCAGTGACCTTAGCGGAACATTACAAAGAAAGAGACATCTCCATCATAAACA AAGCAGATCTGCGGATTGGACAATTGCAGTGGGGTGACAGCGGGGTATACTTTTGTAAAGTTATCATTGCTAATGATTTGGAAGGAATAAATGAAGACCAGGTGGAGCTACTGGTGCAAG GTAGGACAGGTGTGCTGGATGACATCCTGCCTGAGTTTGATTTGGAGATTATGCCAG AATGGGTGTTTGTGGGAGTTGTCGTCCTCGGTAGCATCCTTTTTCTGTTGCTGGTTGGGATCTGCTGGTGTCAGTGTTGCCCTCATTCCTGTTGTTGTTACATCCgctgctgctgctgtcctgATACATGCTGTTGTCCAAAACACT tatatgaagcaggGAAGATGGCAAAGAGTAGCCAAGCTCCTCAGATTGCCATGTATCAACCTTATTACGTTCCTGGTATTCCTGTGGTTCCTTCAGCTGCACCATCTCTCATTGATCCCAAGCTGATACCAACTGCTGTCCCTCCTTCTGTAGAAAACAATATAGCCGGAG CTGGCAGCCTATCAGAACTGAGCTCTCTGCATGATGCTGATGTAGACTTCAGGCAGACCTATAGGCAGATCCAGAGGAAAGCACTGCCACCCATCAGTGACCATGGCGATGAGCCACGCCTCCGAACTGCATCAATTGGCTATGGGCTTCGCCCCTCACATTATCAAAGCAATAATTCTTTGGATGAGCATGACAGCAG ATGGAACTGTCGCTCCGAGTACCTGCCTCGCAAAGCCTTTGACACCAGAGGCCGTACGGGGTCGCTAGATGAACTTGAAGAGTTTGCCATGTCATACGGCCCACATAGTCGCCAGCGAGGTGACTTTCGAGGACCTAAGCGAGACTTCGAAATGGCCCCGAGGTCACGCGACCATTACACATCCTATCGAGACGGCCCTCGTTGTTCCCGTGATGCAGACGACGATGACTGGCGTCGGCAAGACTCTCCGCCGTCACCGCCTAAAAGGCGCGGTGCCAGCGAGCGTTACGCTGCCCGTCAGAGGTCGTATGATGACACCTACCTGAACAGTCTGCTGGAGCGCAAGGCCAGGGGCGAGCGAGGAGAGCGAGGTGGGAGGGCTGACAATGACAGTGACACGCCCTCAAAAGGCAGTTCCAAGAAGAGCAGTGACTGTTACAATAGCAGGTCACCTAGCAACCGGCCCGAGGAGGATGATCCTTTACCTCCGTACTCTGAAAGAGAGGCAGAGAGGTTTAAAAATGGAAGGTACAGGACAGCTGACCCTGCCATGCGCCCTTTTTCGTACACACGGCCGGCTCACGGGCTTGCCCATACGTTGCAGGAGCGCAGGGAGGAAAGAGACAAACCCAGGAAACTG aCCACTCACCTAAGCAGAGACACTTTAAttgtgtga
- the gpa33b gene encoding cell surface A33 antigen, protein MTSWKLIFCCFHLVSVISAGFGLEVTMSQESLEVARGDDVTLTCDFKPKNPNNPLTIITWSGDGDGTAKKVIFGTSYRNNLVDIGPEYEGKASIVTDLAALKSMLTLKQVSMKESRKIRCYIQIPGDNEGQTSATTFLLVQVLPSKPICKLLGTAEYGQNISLTCVSEEGSPTPTYKWEAYDVKNVLRQFPPKTTEKDGVLSLFNVSIETSGFYVCQSSNKIGSEKCNFTLSVIPPSMNIASTLGIVGGCIAGVALLIVIIFCCCRKRKQKPEQYEEGNVLMECPDKPLAVVEEDYKGQGMKNIDEQSEKVNYVDVRNNYDDPKGIRDDLSNRDEDRKGIRDDLSNRDEDRKGIRDDLINRYDDQRGSRDELRVRYDDRKGSRDDLRDRNDDRRGSRDELRERYDERRGSRDELRERYDESRGSRDELRERYDERRGSRDELRERYDERRGSRDDLRDHYDDRRGSRDDLSNRYDDKRERHGYN, encoded by the exons ATGACGAGCTGGAAACTGATTTTTTGCTGCTTTCATTTAGTATCAG TGATCTCTGCTGGTTTTGGATTGGAAGTGACTATGAGTCAAGAATCCCTTGAGGTTGCCCGGGGTGATGATGTCACCCTTACATGTGATTTTAAACCTAAAAATCCAAACAATCCTCTAACCATCATCACATGGAGTGGTGATGGTGATGGGACTGCAAAGAAG GTTATTTTTGGAACCTCCTACCGAAATAATTTAGTAGACATCGGACCAGAGTATGAAGGTAAAGCCTCCATAGTGACTGACCTTGCTGCTCTAAAGTCTATGCTGACACTAAAACAAGTATCAATGAAAGAAAGCAGAAAAATTAGATGCTATATTCAGATTCCTGGGGACAACGAGGGTCAGACCTCTGCCACTACCTTCCTTTTGGTTCAGG ttttaccATCAAAACCGATCTGTAAGTTATTAGGCACAGCAGAATACGGACAGAATATTAGCCTAACCTGTGTCTCTGAAGAGGGCTCTCCAACCCCTACTTACAAATGGGAGGCATATGATGTCAAAAACGTCCTGCGACAATTTCCACCCAAAACCACTGAAA AGGATGGAGTTTTGTCTCTGTTCAATGTATCCATCGAGACGTCAGGTTTCTATGTCTGCCAGTCAAGCAATAAGATTGGATCAGAAAAATGTAACTTCACCTTGTCTGTAATCCCTC cCTCTATGAATATTGCGTCCACATTAGGCATTGTTGGTGGTTGTATTGCTGGAGTTGCATTGCTTATAGTAATCATTTTCTGCTGTTGTCGCAAACGTAAACAGAAACCGGAGCAGTATGAAGAGGG aaatgttttaatggaaTGTCCTGACAAACCATTAGCAGTAGTAGAAGAAGACTACAAAGGGCAAGGGATGAAAAACATTGACGAGCAAAGTGAGAAAGTCAACTATGTTGACGTCAGAAATAACTATGATGACCCCAAGGGTATTCGTGATGACCTCAGCAATCGGGATGAAGACCGCAAGGGTATTCGTGATGACCTCAGTAATCGGGATGAAGACCGCAAGGGCATTCGTGATGACCTCATTAACCGTTATGATGACCAAAGAGGTAGTCGTGATGAGCTCAGGGTTCGGTACGATGACCGCAAAGGAAGCCGTGATGACCTCAGAGATCGGAATGATGACCGCAGAGGTAGCCGCGATGAGCTCAGAGAACGATATGATGAACGCAGAGGTAGTCGTGATGAGCTCAGAGAACGATATGATGAAAGCAGAGGTAGTCGTGATGAGCTCAGAGAGCGTTACGATGAACGCAGAGGTAGCCGTGATGAGCTCAGAGAACGTTACGATGAACGCAGAGGTAGTCGGGATGACCTTAGAGATCACTATGATGACCGTAGAGGTAGTCGTGATGACCTCAGCAATAGGTATGATGATAAAAGAGAACGCCATGGGTATAATTGA